A stretch of Camelina sativa cultivar DH55 chromosome 18, Cs, whole genome shotgun sequence DNA encodes these proteins:
- the LOC104760625 gene encoding delta(3,5)-Delta(2,4)-dienoyl-CoA isomerase, peroxisomal, with translation MESYKTLEIVRKNTDSSVFQLILNRPSHLNALSLDFFVEFPKALSSLDQNPDVSVIIISGAGKHFCSGIDLSSLSSIKAQSSNDRGRSSELLRRKIKSMQAAITAVELCRKPVIAAVHGACIGGGVDLVAACDIRYCSEDAFFSIKEVDLAIVADLGTLQRLPRIVGYANAMELALTARRFSGGEAKELGLVSRVFGSKSDLDNGVTIIAEGIAAKSPLAVTGTKAVLLRSREVSVEQGLDYVATWNSAMLISDDLNEAVSAQMKKRKPRFAKL, from the exons ATGGAGTCatacaaaaccctagaaatcgtACGCAAGAACACTGATTCCTCTGTATTTCAGCTCATCCTCAACAGACCATCACACCTCAACGCCTTATCCCTCGATTTCTTCGTCGAGTTCCCGAAAGCTCTCTCATCTCTCGACCAAAACCCAGATGTCTCCGTCATCATCATTTCCGGCGCCGGGAAACACTTCTGCTCCGGCATCGACCTCAGTTCCCTGTCTTCAATCAAGGCCCAATCCTCAAACGATAGAGGACGCTCGAGCGAGCTCCTACGCCGTAAAATCAAGTCGATGCAAGCTGCGATCACGGCCGTCGAGCTCTGCCGGAAACCTGTGATCGCCGCTGTACACGGCGCGTGTATCGGAGGTGGCGTTGACCTCGTTGCGGCTTGTGATATTAGGTATTGCTCTGAGGATGCTTTTTTCTCGATTAAGGAGGTTGATTTAGCGATTGTCGCGGATCTTGGCACGCTTCAGAGGTTACCGCGTATCGTTGGGTATGCGAACGCCATGGAATTGGCGTTAACGGCTCGGAGATTCTCAGGTGGTGAAGCGAAGGAGCTTGGTTTGGTTTCTCGGGTTTTTGGATCTAAATCGGATCTTGATAATGGCGTCACCATAATCGCTGAAG GAATAGCAGCCAAGTCTCCACTAGCTGTGACAGGGACAAAGGCAGTGTTATTAAGAAGCAGAGAGGTGAGTGTAGAACAAGGTCTAGACTATGTAGCAACTTGGAACTCGGCTATGCTTATATCAGACGATCTCAATGAAGCTGTTTCTGCtcagatgaagaaaagaaaacctcgGTTTGCTAAACTGTGA